The segment GGTCCGGGTCCTGGTACGGCGTGCGCTCACCGCGCAGGTACGGGATCCACACCGGCACCCGGCGCGGGTCGACGACCGGGTTGCCCCGGGGCCGGCCGAGCAGCTCGCGCACCCAGTCGAGGAACAGCCCGCCGGCATTGCTGGCCCCGCCGACCATGAACAGACCCGGGGAGGGGTGTGGCATGGTCCACAGGCCGGGGACGTCCTTCCAGGTCGACGTGACGACCCACGGCAGCAGCGTCGTCCCGCACAGGACGTGCAGGTCCCCCTCCTGGTCGGCGCCGGCGGTCAGCTGCTCGCAGAACACGTCGACCGACCCGGTGGCGAGAACGGGGCCGTCCCGGCCCACCCGCCCCACGGGGACGCCGAACATCTCCACCGCCGGCAGCTGCTCGGGGCGGACCCCGCAGTCGGCGCAGACCTGCGGATCCCAGCCGTCGGATCCGTACAGCGGGATCGAGCTGAACGCCACGCCGATGTCGACGACGGCCCGGCCGCCGAGCGCCATGTTCGCCACGGCCGGCGCCGGCCAGTACCCGGCGGCGTCGGGCGCGTGAGACGCGCTCCAGCGCAGGAACTCGACCAGCTCCCCCGCCCCGCCCGCCACCGTCTGGGACTCGGTGCGCCCCCGGGCGTCCCCGTACAGCAGCCCGGGACTGAGCGGGCGGCCCCGGCGGTCCACCGCCGTGAGAGAGGGCACCATCGACGAGACCGCCACCGCCCGGGCCGCCGCGCCCGGCGCTCCGAGGGCGGTGAGGGCCCGGCGGGGGCCGCGTCGCCACGCCCGTTCGGCGTCGTGCTCGAGCAGCTCGGGGTCGGGAGCCAGCACCCGGTGGGGGACGCGCGCCCGCGCCAGGACGGCGCCGTCATCGTCGAACGCCGCCGCCTTCACCGACGTGGTCCCGATGTCCAGCCCGACCGTCACCGCGCCCGAACATGACACGAGCGTCACAGTAGGTCATGATTCGGCGATGGCATCGGGTGGACGGCCGCGGGCTCTCGTGACCGCACCGCTACGGGGGGAGGGACTCGAGCGGCTGGCGCGCCTGGCCGACCTCGTCCACGAGCCCTGGATCGACCAGCAGCCGCTGCGCATGTACAGCTCGGAGCAGCTCCGCGACCGGCTGGACGCCGAGGACGCCGACATCCTCGTGGTCGAGACCGACTTCGTGGGCCCCGAGGTCTTCTCCCGGCCCGTGCGGGTCGTGGCATCCACGCGCGGGGACCCCAACAACGTCGACGTGGCCGCCGCCACGGCAGCGGGCATCCCGGTCCTCCACTGCCCCGGCCGCAACGCCGACGCGGTGGCCGAGCTGGCCGTCGGTCTCATGTTCGCCGTGACGCGCGGGGTGGTGCCGGCCGACGCCGACGTGCGCGCCGGGCAGTCCTACCGGGACGGGACGATCCCGTACCAGCGGTTCCGCGCCTGGGAGTTGGCCGGGCGGACGGTGGGCCTGGTCGGTCTCGGCGCGGTGGCCCGGGCGCTGCGCTGGCGCCTCGAAGGCCTGGGCATGACCGTCGTGGCCTACGACCCGTACAACGACGAGGCCAAGCTCTCTCTCGACGAGCTGCTGGAGCGCTCCGACCTGGTGTCGATGCACGCGCCGGTCACACCGGAGACCACCGGGATGATCGGCGCCCGCCAGTTCGGCCTGATGCGGCCCGGCGCCGTTTTCATCAATACGGCCCGCGCCCAGCTCCACGACACCGACGCCCTCGTCGAGGCCCTGCGCTCCGGCCACCTCGGCGGCGCCGGCCTGGACCACTTCGTCGGGGAGAACATACCCGTCGACCACCCGCTCGTGTCCATGTCCAACGTCGTGCTCACCCCGCACATCGGCGGCGCCACGTGGGACACCGAGGCCCGCCAGGCGTCGATGGTGGCCGACGATCTCGAGCGGATACTCGCCGGCCAGGCGCCGGTGCGCATCGTCAACCCGGAGGTGCTGAGATGACGGACGGTCGCGGATGAAGCACGTGCCCGACGCTCCGGCCGCCGTGCTGGCGGCCGCCAAGGACATGCTGAAGCGGGGTCTGGTGGAGGGCACCGCCGGGAACATCTCGGCCCGCCAGGAGGACGGCACGATCGTCATCACGCCGTCGTCGGTGGACTACGCCGAGATGACCCTCCAGGACCTGTGCGTCGTCGACCTCGAGGGCCAGACGCTGGAGGCGGCGGACGGGCGCTCCCCCTCCTCCGAGAAGCTGCTCCACCTGGCCTGCTACCGGGCCTTCGATGACATCGGGTCGGTCATCCACTCGCACCCGGTGTACGCCACGATGTTTGCCGTGGCCCACGAGGACATCCCGGCGTGCATCGACGAGTTCGCCATCTATGTGGGCGGGGACGTGCGCTGCACCGACTACGGCGCCAGCGGCACGCCCGACGTCGGGGCGGCGGCGGTCAAGGCCCT is part of the Acidimicrobiales bacterium genome and harbors:
- a CDS encoding FGGY-family carbohydrate kinase: MTVGLDIGTTSVKAAAFDDDGAVLARARVPHRVLAPDPELLEHDAERAWRRGPRRALTALGAPGAAARAVAVSSMVPSLTAVDRRGRPLSPGLLYGDARGRTESQTVAGGAGELVEFLRWSASHAPDAAGYWPAPAVANMALGGRAVVDIGVAFSSIPLYGSDGWDPQVCADCGVRPEQLPAVEMFGVPVGRVGRDGPVLATGSVDVFCEQLTAGADQEGDLHVLCGTTLLPWVVTSTWKDVPGLWTMPHPSPGLFMVGGASNAGGLFLDWVRELLGRPRGNPVVDPRRVPVWIPYLRGERTPYQDPDRRGALAGVDLTHGPAALQRAAWEASAFVARHHLELSGVPGHRIVATGGGTRVPGWMQALADVTNLPVHVAAVPEGAAQGAAFLARVAAGLEESEKDARRWARTERVVEPDPAWTGPADERYKVFLELSDRGGLYA
- a CDS encoding NAD(P)-dependent oxidoreductase; protein product: MASGGRPRALVTAPLRGEGLERLARLADLVHEPWIDQQPLRMYSSEQLRDRLDAEDADILVVETDFVGPEVFSRPVRVVASTRGDPNNVDVAAATAAGIPVLHCPGRNADAVAELAVGLMFAVTRGVVPADADVRAGQSYRDGTIPYQRFRAWELAGRTVGLVGLGAVARALRWRLEGLGMTVVAYDPYNDEAKLSLDELLERSDLVSMHAPVTPETTGMIGARQFGLMRPGAVFINTARAQLHDTDALVEALRSGHLGGAGLDHFVGENIPVDHPLVSMSNVVLTPHIGGATWDTEARQASMVADDLERILAGQAPVRIVNPEVLR
- a CDS encoding L-fuculose-phosphate aldolase gives rise to the protein MKHVPDAPAAVLAAAKDMLKRGLVEGTAGNISARQEDGTIVITPSSVDYAEMTLQDLCVVDLEGQTLEAADGRSPSSEKLLHLACYRAFDDIGSVIHSHPVYATMFAVAHEDIPACIDEFAIYVGGDVRCTDYGASGTPDVGAAAVKALEARGAALLANHGMVAVGPRPATVLHITALVERSAQIVWGARILGAPQHLPAEVNEGFGAIYGSYMRTH